A genomic region of candidate division WOR-1 bacterium RIFOXYB2_FULL_36_35 contains the following coding sequences:
- a CDS encoding Holliday junction DNA helicase RuvA, which yields MISHISGILEQVENNLIIIDVNGIGYKIFVPISLLNSIGTSGDKVKIFTTLLVREDSISLYGFKTKEEKNLFNSLLNVSGIGPKSALGLISALSVNKLVSAIASGDVDVLSSVSGVGKKTAQRIVVELKDKMGKTYGIKPSELAVGVPGESSLISDAISALMTLGYLPKEARDLLLKRDLSGANNIEDVIKIALKNSA from the coding sequence ATGATTTCTCATATTTCCGGCATATTGGAACAGGTGGAAAACAATCTTATAATTATTGATGTTAACGGGATAGGGTATAAAATCTTTGTTCCGATATCACTTTTAAATTCTATCGGAACTTCCGGCGACAAGGTTAAGATTTTTACTACGCTGCTTGTCAGAGAAGACTCAATCTCTCTTTACGGGTTTAAAACCAAAGAAGAGAAAAATCTTTTTAATTCTTTACTTAATGTCAGCGGTATCGGGCCTAAGAGCGCTTTGGGGCTTATTTCTGCTTTATCTGTGAATAAACTTGTTTCTGCCATAGCAAGTGGCGATGTAGATGTTTTATCCTCGGTTTCTGGCGTGGGGAAGAAGACTGCTCAGAGGATAGTTGTTGAGCTAAAGGACAAAATGGGGAAGACCTATGGAATTAAGCCGTCAGAGCTGGCTGTTGGGGTTCCAGGGGAGAGTAGTTTGATATCTGATGCTATTTCAGCTCTTATGACATTGGGGTATTTACCAAAAGAGGCTAGGGATCTTCTTTTAAAACGGGATTTATCCGGCGCTAACAATATTGAGGATGTTATAAAAATCGCCCTTAAAAATTCAGCTTAA
- a CDS encoding crossover junction endodeoxyribonuclease RuvC produces MRTLGIDPGTATLGFGFVEETKNGSAELVHYGCIKTSKMFSAHERLFKIHSELQALIKEFEPDYVAVEKLFFCSNSKTAISVGEARGVVLLSAAQAGLYIAEYTPLQVKLAVTGYGKADKRQVGLMMMRLLKLKEMPKPDDVTDALAVAVCHLHSRKLAEKNG; encoded by the coding sequence ATGCGAACCTTAGGAATCGATCCAGGCACAGCGACGCTGGGATTTGGTTTTGTTGAAGAAACAAAAAATGGATCAGCTGAGCTTGTCCATTACGGATGCATAAAGACTTCAAAGATGTTTTCGGCTCACGAACGATTATTTAAAATCCATTCTGAACTTCAGGCTTTGATTAAAGAATTTGAGCCTGATTATGTTGCGGTTGAAAAGCTCTTTTTTTGCAGCAATAGTAAAACAGCCATTTCTGTGGGAGAGGCGAGAGGTGTTGTTTTGCTTTCTGCAGCGCAAGCAGGTCTTTATATTGCGGAGTATACCCCTCTTCAAGTAAAATTAGCAGTTACAGGGTATGGTAAAGCTGATAAACGCCAGGTGGGACTTATGATGATGAGGTTATTAAAGTTAAAAGAGATGCCAAAACCAGATGATGTTACCGACGCGTTGGCTGTCGCTGTTTGTCATTTGCATTCAAGAAAATTAGCGGAAAAGAATGGATAA
- a CDS encoding DNA repair protein RecO, which yields MALYKTKGIVLKTRPFEETAKIVTFFTKDFGKINAIAKGAKRPNSKFGGRLEPLTLLDLSVAKGRNLDILSQSETIQNYQEVRNSHDKLMLAFYFVKIILKASDEYQPNPNLFKLLFYSLEKLRLSENIGGLDTYFEVNFLRVEGLFRPQVQPDILIGEHLGEDIRLWKR from the coding sequence ATGGCTTTATATAAAACAAAAGGGATAGTATTAAAAACACGCCCTTTTGAGGAAACTGCAAAAATTGTAACTTTTTTTACAAAAGACTTTGGGAAGATTAATGCAATAGCAAAAGGAGCCAAAAGGCCAAATTCAAAGTTTGGCGGAAGGCTTGAACCTCTTACGTTGTTAGACCTCTCTGTTGCTAAAGGAAGGAATCTTGATATTTTAAGTCAGAGTGAGACTATTCAAAATTATCAGGAAGTTAGAAACAGCCATGATAAGTTAATGCTAGCTTTTTATTTTGTTAAAATAATATTAAAAGCTTCTGATGAATATCAGCCAAACCCGAATCTTTTTAAATTGCTTTTTTATTCTCTTGAAAAACTGAGGTTGAGCGAAAACATAGGCGGCTTAGACACATATTTTGAAGTCAATTTTTTAAGGGTTGAAGGTCTCTTCCGTCCGCAAGTCCAACCTGATATACTGATAGGTGAACATTTAGGAGAAGATATAAGGTTATGGAAAAGATAA
- a CDS encoding 7-cyano-7-deazaguanine synthase QueC: MKEKTIILLSGGLDSTTTLYYAKQKGYDCHALIFNYGQRHAKEIKAAVEIANLVQVPYQILKIDFPWKGSALTDSKIKVPSFKTFHKNIKSIPVTYVPGRNTIFLSFALSYAEAIKARFIFIGANAIDYSGYPDCRPGFFKAFRNLIKKGARNKEIQIKTPLIKKTKPQILKMALKLGVPVDKTWSCYKGGKKACGACDSCLLRNKAFNSDYHNRG; encoded by the coding sequence ATGAAAGAAAAAACAATTATATTGCTCTCTGGCGGCTTGGATTCTACAACAACTTTATATTATGCCAAACAAAAAGGATATGATTGCCACGCTTTAATATTTAATTATGGACAAAGACATGCAAAAGAGATTAAAGCAGCGGTTGAAATTGCTAATTTGGTTCAGGTTCCTTATCAAATTTTAAAAATTGATTTTCCCTGGAAAGGGAGCGCTTTAACAGATTCAAAAATCAAGGTGCCTTCTTTCAAAACTTTTCATAAGAATATAAAAAGCATCCCTGTAACCTATGTGCCAGGGAGAAATACTATTTTTTTAAGTTTTGCTTTATCATATGCTGAAGCGATTAAAGCAAGGTTTATTTTTATAGGAGCAAATGCAATTGATTATTCAGGTTATCCCGATTGCAGACCTGGGTTTTTTAAAGCTTTTCGGAATCTGATTAAAAAGGGAGCCAGAAATAAAGAGATACAGATTAAAACCCCTCTTATAAAAAAAACAAAACCCCAGATATTGAAAATGGCGCTTAAGCTTGGTGTCCCCGTGGATAAAACCTGGTCATGTTACAAAGGCGGGAAAAAAGCTTGCGGGGCGTGCGACAGTTGTTTGTTGCGTAATAAGGCGTTTAACTCCGATTATCATAATCGGGGTTAA
- a CDS encoding adenylosuccinate synthase yields MTVTVIVGTQWGDEGKGKITDILASDMDMVVRYQGGNNAGHTVVIGDKTFKLHLIPSGIFYDKVLCVIGNGVVIDPSVILDEIGSLQNKGYTAASLRISSQAHVIFPYHKDLDAAQEEKREAGRIGTTCRGIGPCYIDKYNRRGIRISDLYDKKIFREKLEWNINEKSFLLNQFYGMEVKYDIDSLFEQFLTYADAIKKYVVSDSSYLINEYIATKKRILMEGAQGMMLDVDHGTYPFVTSSNPISGGACTGAGIAPNSIDEILGVVKAYVTRVGGGPFPTEIEGGIGEMLRERGHEYGATTGRPRRCGWFDGVVMRHAAQINGLTSLVVTKLDVLDSFESIKVCTAYRYKGKEIKGFPSDIYKLNECEPVYEEILGWREDLSKIKKYEELPLNAKRYLEKLSELAAAPISMVSVGAERTQIIRL; encoded by the coding sequence ATGACAGTAACAGTAATAGTCGGTACTCAATGGGGCGATGAAGGTAAAGGTAAAATTACAGATATTTTAGCTTCTGATATGGATATGGTGGTCAGATACCAGGGAGGGAATAATGCCGGTCATACTGTTGTCATAGGGGACAAGACCTTTAAACTTCATTTAATCCCTTCAGGCATTTTTTATGACAAAGTTTTGTGTGTTATCGGAAATGGAGTTGTTATTGACCCGTCTGTTATTTTAGATGAAATAGGGTCTTTACAGAATAAAGGATATACAGCTGCTTCTTTAAGAATTTCTTCTCAGGCCCATGTTATATTCCCTTATCACAAAGATTTAGATGCGGCACAAGAAGAAAAACGTGAAGCGGGTCGAATAGGAACAACTTGCAGAGGGATTGGACCATGTTATATTGATAAATACAATAGAAGAGGGATTAGAATTTCTGACCTTTATGATAAAAAGATTTTCAGAGAAAAGCTAGAATGGAACATAAATGAAAAAAGTTTTTTGTTGAATCAATTTTATGGTATGGAAGTTAAATACGACATAGATTCCTTGTTTGAACAATTTTTAACATATGCTGATGCTATAAAAAAATATGTGGTTTCCGATTCTTCATATTTAATAAATGAATATATTGCTACTAAAAAAAGAATTTTAATGGAGGGGGCGCAGGGGATGATGTTAGATGTTGATCACGGGACATATCCTTTTGTAACTTCTTCAAATCCTATATCTGGCGGAGCGTGTACCGGCGCCGGTATTGCGCCTAATTCAATAGATGAAATCTTGGGAGTTGTTAAAGCTTATGTTACTAGAGTTGGGGGTGGGCCTTTCCCTACGGAAATTGAGGGGGGAATAGGAGAGATGCTTCGTGAACGAGGGCATGAGTATGGGGCAACAACCGGCCGCCCAAGGCGTTGTGGCTGGTTTGATGGGGTTGTTATGCGCCATGCCGCGCAAATTAATGGCTTGACCAGTTTGGTAGTTACAAAACTTGATGTTTTGGATTCTTTTGAGTCAATAAAAGTTTGTACGGCTTATAGGTACAAAGGAAAGGAAATTAAGGGATTTCCTTCTGATATTTATAAGTTGAATGAGTGTGAGCCTGTTTATGAAGAAATTTTGGGGTGGAGGGAAGATCTTAGTAAAATTAAAAAATATGAGGAGCTACCTCTTAATGCAAAAAGATACCTTGAAAAACTCTCAGAATTGGCAGCTGCCCCTATATCTATGGTCAGCGTGGGAGCGGAGAGAACGCAAATTATTAGGTTGTAA
- a CDS encoding phosphate transport system regulatory protein PhoU, whose translation MDNPRVFDHEMNELKDTILKMGVMVQGLINKSIESLKKLDRNLAEEVIKDDEKVDQLELEIDEKCIQLVALRQPEASDLRFLMTGMRISNDLERIGDLAEDIAERTVELSGQPLLKPLIDIPKMGEIAQDEIALILDAFVNRDAVKAKLVWDKEKQVDKLRDMVHDEIVGIMSKDASTVTRALPLLLVSRHLERISDHATNIAEDIVFMVEGKVVKHGGSIS comes from the coding sequence ATGGATAACCCACGAGTTTTTGATCATGAGATGAACGAGTTAAAAGATACCATTTTAAAAATGGGGGTTATGGTTCAGGGCTTAATAAATAAGTCTATAGAATCTTTAAAAAAATTGGATCGTAATTTGGCGGAAGAAGTTATAAAAGATGATGAGAAAGTTGACCAGCTGGAGCTTGAAATAGATGAAAAATGTATTCAATTGGTTGCGCTTCGTCAGCCTGAAGCTTCTGATTTAAGATTTTTAATGACGGGCATGCGCATATCAAACGACCTTGAGAGAATAGGAGACCTTGCGGAAGATATCGCGGAAAGGACGGTTGAGTTATCAGGCCAACCGCTTTTAAAGCCTTTAATAGATATTCCTAAGATGGGAGAAATAGCGCAAGATGAGATAGCTTTAATACTTGATGCTTTTGTTAACCGTGATGCTGTAAAGGCCAAGCTGGTCTGGGATAAGGAGAAGCAAGTAGATAAACTTCGTGACATGGTTCACGATGAAATCGTTGGAATTATGAGCAAAGATGCTTCAACTGTTACCCGTGCTTTGCCATTGCTTTTGGTTTCAAGGCACCTTGAACGAATTTCTGATCATGCAACGAACATTGCGGAAGATATTGTGTTTATGGTGGAGGGGAAAGTTGTGAAGCATGGTGGTTCTATTTCTTGA
- a CDS encoding phosphate ABC transporter ATP-binding protein: protein MSYIIETNNLNLYYGDFQAIINVNLEVSKNSITALIGPSGCGKSTLLRIFNRMNDLIDGVKITGNVKFDGKEILGEGVDLINLRKRIGMVFQRPNPFPLSVFENVVYGLRVHGEKRKDVLDEAVFKSLSSVLLYDDLKDKLSVNALTLSLEQQQRLCIARLIAVTPDVLLMDEPCSALDPVSTMRIEELMAELKKEYTIIIVTHNMQQAARVSDECGFMLLGELVEFSNTKQIFTAPRDKRTDDYITGRYG, encoded by the coding sequence ATGTCATACATAATAGAAACAAATAATTTAAATTTGTATTACGGTGATTTTCAGGCAATAATAAATGTAAACTTGGAAGTTTCTAAAAATTCAATTACAGCTTTAATCGGTCCATCAGGTTGTGGAAAATCGACTCTTTTACGTATATTTAACAGAATGAATGACTTGATCGACGGCGTTAAAATTACAGGAAACGTCAAATTTGACGGCAAGGAAATTTTGGGTGAAGGAGTCGACCTTATAAACTTGAGAAAAAGGATAGGGATGGTTTTTCAACGGCCAAATCCTTTTCCCCTTTCTGTTTTTGAAAATGTTGTTTACGGTTTAAGGGTTCATGGCGAAAAACGAAAGGATGTTTTGGATGAAGCGGTATTTAAAAGCCTCTCTTCGGTTTTGCTTTATGACGACTTAAAAGATAAACTTTCAGTGAATGCTCTTACGCTTTCTCTTGAACAACAGCAGAGGCTTTGTATAGCAAGGCTTATAGCCGTAACTCCTGATGTTTTGCTTATGGATGAGCCTTGTTCTGCTCTTGATCCTGTATCTACAATGCGTATTGAAGAGCTTATGGCTGAGCTTAAAAAAGAGTATACTATTATAATAGTAACTCACAATATGCAGCAGGCAGCGAGGGTTTCTGATGAATGCGGGTTTATGCTTTTGGGTGAACTTGTTGAATTTTCCAATACAAAGCAGATATTTACTGCCCCAAGAGATAAAAGAACCGATGATTATATTACAGGACGTTATGGTTAA
- a CDS encoding phosphate ABC transporter ATP-binding protein, with amino-acid sequence MVNSKIKVENLNIYYSDKQAVKDLNIEIVKNEILGIIGPSNSGKTSFLKTLNRLNDLQDGFRYEGKIFLDGKDVYKEIDIQLLRKRVGIVFALPLPLPLSIFDNIAYGPKMHGMKNKAKLVQIVEKSLTAAALFDEVKDRLNTSAFKLSGGQQQRLCIARTLAVEPEVILYDEPCSGLDPISTAKVEDAMRALKKDYTQILVTNNVKQSARVADRTAFFLMGEMVEIGETAQVFTTPRNKRTEDYITGRFG; translated from the coding sequence GTGGTAAATTCTAAAATAAAAGTTGAAAATCTTAATATTTACTATTCTGACAAACAGGCTGTAAAAGACCTTAATATAGAGATTGTTAAAAATGAGATACTCGGCATTATCGGTCCTTCTAACAGTGGGAAAACCTCTTTTTTAAAAACATTGAATCGTTTAAATGATTTACAAGACGGGTTTAGATATGAAGGTAAAATATTTCTTGATGGAAAAGATGTTTATAAAGAAATAGATATCCAATTGTTGAGAAAAAGGGTAGGGATCGTTTTTGCGCTTCCGCTTCCGCTTCCTCTTTCAATTTTTGATAATATAGCGTATGGGCCTAAAATGCATGGAATGAAAAATAAAGCCAAACTTGTCCAAATAGTTGAAAAATCCTTAACAGCTGCGGCTCTTTTTGACGAAGTAAAAGATAGGCTGAATACATCGGCGTTTAAATTATCGGGAGGCCAACAGCAGAGGTTGTGTATTGCAAGGACTCTCGCAGTTGAGCCGGAAGTAATTCTATATGATGAACCGTGTTCTGGCTTGGATCCTATTTCAACAGCAAAAGTTGAGGATGCCATGCGCGCGCTTAAAAAAGATTATACGCAAATATTGGTTACCAATAATGTAAAACAGTCTGCCAGGGTGGCTGACAGAACCGCCTTTTTCTTAATGGGAGAGATGGTGGAAATTGGCGAAACAGCACAGGTTTTTACAACTCCAAGAAATAAGAGGACTGAAGATTATATAACTGGGAGGTTTGGATAG